GTGGGTGTACGCGGCCGCATTGATGAGGATGCCGTCCACCTGGCCGCGGGCCTGGTGGATGCGGTCCACCAGGGCCCCTTCGTGGTTGCTCTGGAAGCAGGCCAGATCCACCCCCAAAGCGGCGGCCCGTTCGGCGAGGGAAGCGTCGATCTGCTCCAGCGTGGCGCTGCCGTAGAGGCCGGGCTCGCGCAGACCCAGGAGATTGAGGTTGGGGCCGTGGAGGGCGAGCAGCTGCATTGAAAGGGCGTCAGGGGCCGGGGTGGTCGGCTGGTAAGTTCGTGCGGTGTGGTTCGGGTCGGTGCCCGAGTGGTTAATGGGGGCGGACTGTAAATCCGCTGGCTCTGCCTACGTTGGTTCAAATCCAACCCGGCCCATCCACCACACGCCCTTGTAGCTCAGCGGTAGAGCACTCCCTTGGTAAGGGAGAGGTCACGAGTTCAAGTCTCGTCAAGGGCTCTTCTCTCCGGCGGCACCCCGGGGCCGCGGCACTCGGCTCAGGGATGGCCGCGTTCGGCTCCACCGGCGCGCCACACTGCAGCCGCCTTCGCTGCCGCGGCCATGGCGCTCTCCGATGGATCCGGGTCCAGGCCGGCCCTGGCAGTGCCGGTGCTCAGCGACGCGGAGCGCTTCAAGCTCGATGCCGGTGACGACGCCCTCTTCTATGCGGAACCACGCTTCGTCCAGCACCTGGACGAAGCCTTCCGCACCCGGCTCACCCAGCTCTACCGCGAGCGGATTCCCCCCTGCGCCACGGTGCTCGACCTGATGAGCAGCTGGGTGAGCCACCTGCCCGAAGAGATCCGCTACGACCGGGTGATCGGCCACGGCCTCAACGGGCGTGAGCTGGAGGCCAACCCCCGCCTGGACAGCCACTGGGTGCAGGACCTGAACCAGCACCAGCGGCTTCCGCTCGACACAGCCAGCGTGGATGCCGCCCTGATCGTGGCCGGCTGGCAGTACCTGCAACAGCCCGAGGCCGTGGCTGCCGAGCTGCTGCGGGTCGTGCGTCCCCACGGTCAGGTGATCGTGGCGTTCTCCAACCGGATGTTCTTTCAGAAGGCACCCCAGATCTGGACCGATGGCGGCGATCGCGACCACCTGGCCTACGTGGCGCGGGTGCTGCTCGCCCAGGGCTGGGATCCGCCCGAGCTGATCGCCGAGGCCACCCGGGCCCGGGGGCCGCTGGGCTGGCTGGGCGGCCACGGCGATCCCTTCTTCGCGGTGATCAGCCGGCGCCCCGCCGGCTGAGCGCGGGCTGCGGCGGGGCCGCAGTCGCCCCCGCAGATCCGTGAGACTGCCCCCATGCCAGCTTCCAACCCCGTGACCGTGGACAGCCCCGCCGCCGCCCCGAGCGCGCTGCTCAGCGTGCCGATCGCGGTGATGCGTGAACCGGTGAGCGAAGGGGCCACCAGGAGCCTCGCCTGGCGGCTCGAGCAGCTCGAACGGCTCGGGCAGCTGCTCGACAGCCAGGAGCAGGCCATCCGCGAGGCGCTGGCCGCCGACCTGGGCAAACCCGCCATGGAGGCCCAGTTCGAGCTGGTGGCCGTGCGGCAGGAACTGCGCCACACCCGACGGCACCTGCGCCGCTGGATGGCGCCCAGCCGGGTGCCGGTGGATCTGCCCCTGCGCCCCGGCCGGGCCTGGGTGCAGCCGGAACCCCTCGGCTGCGTGCTGATCATCGGCCCCTGGAACTACCCGGCCCAGCTGTGTCTGCACCCCCTGGTGAGCGCCCTGGCGGCGGGAAACACGGTGGTGCTCAAGCCCTCCGAACATGCCCCCCGCACAGCGGCCCTGCTGGCGAGGGCCGTGGCCGAGCACTTCCCCGCCGCCGTGGTGCAGGTGGTGACCGGGGATGGGGCCACGGCCGCCGCCCTGCTGGAGAACCGCTTCGACCACATCCTGTTCACCGGCGGCGGCCGGGTGGGCCGGCTGGTGATGGCGGCCGCGGCGCGCCACCTCACGCCGGTGACTCTGGAACTGGGAGGCAAGAGCCCCGCCATCGTGCTCGCCGACGCTGACCTGGCGGTCACGGCCCGGCGGCTGGCCTGGGGCAAGGGCCTCAATGCCGGGCAGACCTGCATCGCTCCGGACCATCTGCTGGTGGAGGCCCCGGTGCGGCAGGCGCTGGTGGAGGGCCTCTCCCAGGAGCTCACGCGGTTCTACGGGCCTGATCCGCTGGCTTCACCCGACCTGGGCACCATCGTCAATGAGGCCCAGTACGCCCGCCTGGCGGAGCTGCTGGAAGGGGCCCGCCGGCGCGGCCAGATCCTCCATGGCGGCCAGTGCGATCCCGAGCGGCGGCGCATCGCTCCCACCCTGCTGGCCGTGGACGATCCCGACGATCCCCTCATGGAGGACGAGTTGTTCGGCCCCCTGCTGCCGGTGCTCACGGTGGAGCACCTGGACGGAGCCATCCGCCAGGTGCGCTCCCGTCCCAAGCCCCTGGCCCTCTATCTCTTCAGCCGCTCCAGCGAAGCCCGCGAGCGGGTGCTGAACGCCACCAGCTCCGGCAGTGTCTGTGTCAATGACGTGGTGATGCAGGCCGGGGTCACGGCCCTCGCGTTCGGGGGCGTGGGGGAGAGCGGCCTGGGCCGCTATCACGGCCGGGCGGGCTTCGACACCTTCTCCCATCGGCGCAGCGTGCTGAGCCGCCCCTTCTGGCTCGACCTGCCTGTGCGCTACCCCCCCTATGCCGGCAAGCTCGGCCTGGTGAAGCGGCTGCTGGGCTGATTTCGATCAGGGCGCTGGGGGCTGGATCGAGTCAGATGCACCCCTTACCTTGGCGGCAGCTCTCTGGACCGCCCATGCGCCGCGCCCTCGCAGCCCTGGCCCTGGCGGTGGCCTTGCCGCTCCCGTCCCTGGCACCGACCCCCGTTCATGCCCAGGTGGCGGTCCGCCCGGGCGAAACCCTCTCGGAAATCGCCGAACGGCATGGCGTCAGCCTCACCCGCCTGATGCAGGCCAATGGCATCAGCAATCCCGACCATGTGGAAGCCGGCCAGACCCTGGTGATTCCTGGAGGTGCGCGCAGGACCACGACCAGCCGAGGCGCCAGCGTGACCGTGCAGCCCGGCGAGACCCTCTCGGAAATCGCCGAGCGGGAAGGGGTGAGCATGAGTCAGCTCCAGCAGGCCAATGGCCTCGGCAATGCCGATCTGGTGATGGTGGGGCAGCGGCTGGTGATTCCTGGCCGCGCTCGCAGCGCCGCAGCGGCCGCGACCACAGCGCGGGCGATGCCCACTGCGCCCTACACCGTGAAGAGCGGCGAAACCCTCTCCGACATCGCGACCCGCTTCGACACCACACCGGAGCGGCTGATCCAGATCAACGGCCTGAGCAACCCCGATCTCTTGCTGGCCGGCTCGAGGCTGCGGATTCCTTCGCGGCCCGGCAGCGCGGCGGCACCCCGTTCGGCCGCCTCCGCCAAGGAGCATGTGGTGAGCCCTGGGGAGAGCCTGGGTGCCATCGCCGAGCGCTATGGCACC
This sequence is a window from Cyanobium sp. PCC 7001. Protein-coding genes within it:
- the aroQ gene encoding type II 3-dehydroquinate dehydratase, with translation MQLLALHGPNLNLLGLREPGLYGSATLEQIDASLAERAAALGVDLACFQSNHEGALVDRIHQARGQVDGILINAAAYTHTSVAIRDALLAVAIPYVEVHLSNVHARETFRHHSHLADKAVGVICGFGAGSYRLALEGLVAHLRAMAS
- a CDS encoding methyltransferase domain-containing protein, yielding MALSDGSGSRPALAVPVLSDAERFKLDAGDDALFYAEPRFVQHLDEAFRTRLTQLYRERIPPCATVLDLMSSWVSHLPEEIRYDRVIGHGLNGRELEANPRLDSHWVQDLNQHQRLPLDTASVDAALIVAGWQYLQQPEAVAAELLRVVRPHGQVIVAFSNRMFFQKAPQIWTDGGDRDHLAYVARVLLAQGWDPPELIAEATRARGPLGWLGGHGDPFFAVISRRPAG
- a CDS encoding aldehyde dehydrogenase family protein translates to MPASNPVTVDSPAAAPSALLSVPIAVMREPVSEGATRSLAWRLEQLERLGQLLDSQEQAIREALAADLGKPAMEAQFELVAVRQELRHTRRHLRRWMAPSRVPVDLPLRPGRAWVQPEPLGCVLIIGPWNYPAQLCLHPLVSALAAGNTVVLKPSEHAPRTAALLARAVAEHFPAAVVQVVTGDGATAAALLENRFDHILFTGGGRVGRLVMAAAARHLTPVTLELGGKSPAIVLADADLAVTARRLAWGKGLNAGQTCIAPDHLLVEAPVRQALVEGLSQELTRFYGPDPLASPDLGTIVNEAQYARLAELLEGARRRGQILHGGQCDPERRRIAPTLLAVDDPDDPLMEDELFGPLLPVLTVEHLDGAIRQVRSRPKPLALYLFSRSSEARERVLNATSSGSVCVNDVVMQAGVTALAFGGVGESGLGRYHGRAGFDTFSHRRSVLSRPFWLDLPVRYPPYAGKLGLVKRLLG